The DNA window CGTTAAGGACACCCCATTAGAAAAGGTATGGCTTTTACCGATCAGCTGTCCCTTGCCCAGCTCATTCAGTTCCCTTAGGGTTCCGTCCATGACCTGATCATAGCCGAAAAGCTGCTTGCCGTAGGAGGCTATGACATTATAATTAAAGCCGATGAGAAGAGCGAGAACGAGAACCAGCGCGATCTTGAACTGTCTGGCATGACGTTGATAAAAGGACAGAGGCTTTGGCTTTGGTTCCGCCTTTTCCAATGCATTGCGCAGTCTCATCTCCAGTTCATCGGGCACTTGGATACGGTCCATTTGAGCCTTGCCCTCCTCGAACAATTCTTCAACATTCTTCATACCTGCTCCACCTCCATCCTTTGTTTTAGCTTTTGCAATCCGGTGTGCATTCTTGATTTCACCGTACCCAGAGGGATTTTCAATAGATCGGCGATCGTTTGATAATCCATATCCAGTAAAAACCGCAGCCTTAGAACCTCCTGATAGTGTAAGTTCAATGAGGCCAAATGGGCTTCAAAGGCCATCCGCTCTTCGTATACACCAAAGGCTTCTTCATAGGTTTCTTCAGGCAGCTCCTGGAGCAGGATGACTTTGTTCTTCTTCCGCAAATTCTGCTTGCAGCAATTGACTAAAATCGTTTTGCTCCAGTTAAAAAAAGCTTCGGCATTTTTAAGCGTCCTGATATTTTCAAACACTTTCAGAATCATATCTTCCAGCGCATCCAAGGAATCTTCCTGATTCTTCATATAAACATAAGCCAGGCGATAATAGTCCTCCTTCTGACTCATGATCAATTGAATCAAGGCTTCTTTATCGCCGTTTTGGGCCTGTTTCACCCTGTTCATAACCTCT is part of the Desulfitobacterium chlororespirans DSM 11544 genome and encodes:
- a CDS encoding RNA polymerase sigma factor, whose translation is MEQEVMNRVKQAQNGDKEALIQLIMSQKEDYYRLAYVYMKNQEDSLDALEDMILKVFENIRTLKNAEAFFNWSKTILVNCCKQNLRKKNKVILLQELPEETYEEAFGVYEERMAFEAHLASLNLHYQEVLRLRFLLDMDYQTIADLLKIPLGTVKSRMHTGLQKLKQRMEVEQV